The sequence TCGAGCTTCGAGTCCTGAGTGCTCCTTGGTTCTTAGTTCTCGATTCTCACTTTGTTCTTGGTTGTTGGCTCTTTCGCCCTCACGCCAGAGGAGGACAGGTGCCGATGGGAATCACCGCCGCTCATCTTGTGAGCTTCTTCCTGCATTTCGCCGCCGACCTGCTGGTTATTGCGATCGTCGCGTTCATGATCTACTTCCGGCGACACTCGCGGCGCGACCTGCTGATGGCCTACACCTCGTTCAACGTCGGGCTGTTCCTGGTGATGACCGTGATCTCGGTCGAGGAGACTGGCCTCGGCGTGGGCTTCGGGCTGTTCGCGATCCTCTCGATCATTCGCATCCGCAGCGAGGAGTTCAGCAACACCGAGCTGGCGTACGCCTTTGTGGTGCTGGTGATCGCCCTGGTCAACGCCTTTGGCGTCGCCAAGGCCGCGCCCACCACACTCGACGTGATCTTCGTGCTGCTGCTGAACGGCGTGGCGGTGCTGGTCGTGTACGTCATGGATCACCCGCGCCTGCTGCGGCGGGTCGGACGGCAGCAGATTACGCTGGATCGGATTCATCCTAACGACCAAAGCCTGCGCGCCGACCTTGAGCATCGGCTGAATGTTCGGGTGCTGGACTACGCGATTACCCACGTCGATTACGTGCGTGAGATCACCGTGCTCAACGTGCGCTATGCCACGGAGGGGTGATGCTGCCGGGATAGGGAGGATGATGTGCCTGAGCAGATGGCGACGATCACCGCGCAGTTCGATCCGATCTCGCTGGCGGAGATCAACCGGCGCGCGGCGCTCCAGAGACGCGCCGACAACAAGTATTTCCTGCCGTGGACGGTCTTCCTGCGCTTTGCCGCCAGGCTGCGCAAGACCCATCTCGTGCTCGACATCGACGGGCAGCGCTGCTTCACCTACGACACGCAGTACTTCGATACGCCGACTCTGGACTGTTACTGGGCGCATGTGCAGGGCCGACGCAAGCGGTTCAAGTGCCGCAGCCGACGCTATGTGGACAGCGACCTGTGCTTCTTCGAGCTGAAGCTGAAAGGAGGCCGTGGCGAGACAGTCAAGTACAAGATGGGCTATGGCGAGACGGAGTGCCAGACGGTGACACCTGCGGCAGCCGACTTCCTGCGGGAGCGCCTCCGCGCCGACTATGGCCTGGTCTTCTCGCATCCGCTGCTGCCGACCGTGCGCACGCACTACCAGCGCGTCACGCTCATGGCCCAGGCGTCCATGGAGCGCATCACCTGCGATTTCAATCTGGCCTTCGCGCTCGATCAGCGCTGGCAGGGCCAGATGGCACCCGACTATGTGCTGGTCGAGACGAAATCGGAGCGCGGGCGCGGCACGGCGGATCAGCTCCTCTGGCATCTGGGAGTGCGACCAGCCTCCGGAAGTAAATATTGCCTGGGCCTGAGCCTGGTTCGGCCTGATCTGCGCAGCAACCCGTTCCAGCAAGCGCGCAAGAGTTACTTCATGCATTATGTCGAGCCGCAGGTTGACTGGCTACCCACCAGGAGCGTCGTCCTGCCCGCGCGTATCGCCGTCGATGCGCTCACATCGCTGCCTGACACAACGCACTGATCGCGTACACGCCACATACGCAATCTCAGGTGCGTCCGCACGACCAACCGATGCCCCCCGTCAACATAGGAGCGGCATATGTCTTCACTAACCACGCCGTGGCTAGCTCATGTCTCCGTGTCCGCTGCTCGCAGGCGGCACGCGGCAGCCAGATTCACGCCGATTCTCGTCCTCGTGCTGGTCCTGCTCTGGTCGAGCGCCGCGCCGTACTTTGCCATAGCGCAAACGTCGGCGGTCGCTGCT comes from Herpetosiphonaceae bacterium and encodes:
- a CDS encoding polyphosphate polymerase domain-containing protein, producing the protein MPEQMATITAQFDPISLAEINRRAALQRRADNKYFLPWTVFLRFAARLRKTHLVLDIDGQRCFTYDTQYFDTPTLDCYWAHVQGRRKRFKCRSRRYVDSDLCFFELKLKGGRGETVKYKMGYGETECQTVTPAAADFLRERLRADYGLVFSHPLLPTVRTHYQRVTLMAQASMERITCDFNLAFALDQRWQGQMAPDYVLVETKSERGRGTADQLLWHLGVRPASGSKYCLGLSLVRPDLRSNPFQQARKSYFMHYVEPQVDWLPTRSVVLPARIAVDALTSLPDTTH
- a CDS encoding DUF4956 domain-containing protein; translated protein: MGITAAHLVSFFLHFAADLLVIAIVAFMIYFRRHSRRDLLMAYTSFNVGLFLVMTVISVEETGLGVGFGLFAILSIIRIRSEEFSNTELAYAFVVLVIALVNAFGVAKAAPTTLDVIFVLLLNGVAVLVVYVMDHPRLLRRVGRQQITLDRIHPNDQSLRADLEHRLNVRVLDYAITHVDYVREITVLNVRYATEG